In Allomuricauda ruestringensis DSM 13258, the following proteins share a genomic window:
- a CDS encoding AAA family ATPase: MENNDLNFDNRVPLEELRETVKQIKKELSTIIVGQKDFIELLIISILADGHALIEGVPGIAKTVTAKLFAKTLKTEFSRIQFTPDLMPSDILGTSVFNTKTTEFEFKKGPIFSNIILIDEINRAPAKTQAALFETMEERQATVDGTTYKMGQPFMVLATQNPIEQEGTYALPEAQLDRFLFKIKVDYPSVEEEVVILQNHHERKGEKPQDQIKAVLTPKKLLEFKKNIHEVVVEQKILDYIANIIIQTRNHPHLYLGASPRASIATLTSAKAFAAISGRDFVIPEDVKKALVPVLNHRVILTPEREMEGMTTENVVSMIMESVEIPR; the protein is encoded by the coding sequence ATGGAAAATAACGACTTGAACTTTGACAATAGAGTTCCCTTGGAAGAATTGAGGGAAACCGTAAAACAAATAAAAAAAGAATTATCCACCATTATCGTGGGCCAAAAGGATTTTATAGAACTTCTGATCATTTCCATTTTGGCCGATGGACATGCGCTGATCGAGGGTGTTCCCGGCATTGCGAAGACCGTGACCGCCAAGCTCTTCGCAAAAACGCTCAAAACAGAGTTCAGCCGAATTCAGTTTACGCCCGATTTGATGCCAAGTGACATTTTGGGAACTTCCGTTTTTAATACCAAAACCACGGAGTTTGAGTTTAAAAAAGGCCCTATCTTCTCCAATATTATTTTGATCGATGAGATAAACCGTGCCCCGGCCAAAACACAAGCGGCTCTTTTTGAGACGATGGAAGAACGGCAGGCCACCGTGGACGGCACTACCTACAAAATGGGGCAACCATTTATGGTATTGGCCACCCAAAATCCCATAGAGCAAGAAGGAACCTATGCCCTGCCCGAAGCACAACTGGATCGGTTCCTTTTTAAGATCAAAGTGGATTATCCGTCCGTTGAAGAAGAAGTTGTGATTTTACAAAACCACCACGAACGCAAGGGCGAAAAACCACAAGACCAAATTAAGGCAGTACTTACCCCTAAAAAACTGTTGGAATTCAAAAAGAACATTCACGAAGTGGTCGTGGAGCAAAAAATATTGGATTACATCGCCAACATTATAATACAAACCAGAAACCATCCACATTTGTATCTGGGCGCTTCACCAAGGGCTTCCATTGCCACCTTGACCTCGGCCAAAGCATTTGCAGCCATTTCCGGACGGGATTTTGTGATTCCCGAAGACGTAAAAAAAGCCTTGGTTCCCGTGCTAAACCATCGCGTAATTTTAACCCCGGAAAGGGAAATGGAAGGCATGACCACCGAAAATGTAGTTTCCATGATCATGGAGTCTGTTGAAATCCCTCGATAA
- a CDS encoding DUF58 domain-containing protein, whose product MAFIRSLYIHNTFFRYIAVLSACFVISYWVPLLYPIAWLLVFLLMVLLVFDLYLLFSTSKAIKAQRNLPQKLSNSDQNILSVHLSSKYPFRTAVSIIDELPVQFQKRDFEHKTQLLRGQPHFFEYSVRPVERGEYVFGNLIVFASSPLRIIKRKFVFQKDQMVPVYPSIIQMQQYDFLATSNRLTEFGLKKIRRIGHTQEFEQIKEYIKGDDVRTINWKATAKKNQLMVNQYQDERSQPIYSIIDTGRVMKMPFNGLSLLDYAINSALAFSNVALKRNDKTGLLTFSKKIETFVPAVQKITHLNTIMENLYNISTAFSDSDFGLLYAQVKRKVNQRSLLLLYTNFEHISGLKRQLPFILAMAKKHVLVVIFFENTELESLVAEDAEDLQAIYHKTIAEKFSMEKRLMQKELQKYGIQTILTKPEELTVNTINKYLEIKARGII is encoded by the coding sequence ATGGCATTCATTCGGTCGCTATACATCCACAACACTTTTTTTAGGTACATCGCCGTGCTTTCCGCATGTTTTGTAATTTCTTATTGGGTACCGCTCCTATACCCTATAGCTTGGTTGTTGGTGTTTCTTTTGATGGTACTCCTTGTGTTCGACCTCTATTTATTGTTCTCGACCTCCAAGGCCATCAAAGCCCAGCGGAACCTGCCCCAAAAATTATCGAACAGCGATCAAAATATACTATCGGTACATCTAAGCTCCAAATACCCTTTCAGAACAGCCGTTTCCATAATCGATGAATTACCGGTTCAGTTCCAAAAAAGGGATTTTGAACATAAAACTCAATTACTAAGAGGCCAACCACATTTTTTCGAATACTCAGTACGTCCTGTGGAACGTGGCGAATATGTTTTCGGCAACCTAATTGTATTTGCATCCTCTCCCCTACGCATCATCAAAAGGAAATTTGTGTTCCAAAAGGACCAAATGGTGCCGGTTTATCCTTCCATCATACAAATGCAGCAATACGATTTTTTGGCCACAAGCAATCGTTTGACGGAATTTGGACTGAAGAAAATAAGACGCATTGGACATACCCAAGAGTTTGAACAGATCAAAGAATACATTAAAGGGGACGATGTGCGAACCATAAATTGGAAAGCCACGGCAAAAAAGAACCAATTAATGGTAAACCAATACCAAGATGAAAGGTCACAGCCCATTTATTCCATAATTGATACGGGAAGGGTCATGAAAATGCCCTTTAATGGCTTGAGCCTATTGGATTATGCTATCAATTCGGCCTTGGCCTTTTCCAATGTTGCCCTAAAACGAAACGATAAAACAGGATTGCTCACATTCTCCAAAAAAATTGAAACCTTTGTTCCCGCCGTGCAGAAAATCACGCACCTAAATACTATCATGGAAAATCTGTACAATATTTCCACTGCTTTTTCCGATTCAGATTTTGGCTTATTGTACGCCCAGGTAAAACGAAAGGTCAACCAACGAAGTCTATTATTGCTCTACACTAATTTTGAGCACATATCCGGCTTAAAACGTCAATTGCCCTTTATACTGGCCATGGCCAAAAAACATGTACTGGTAGTTATTTTCTTTGAAAATACGGAGCTGGAATCCCTTGTTGCAGAAGATGCAGAAGATTTACAGGCAATCTACCATAAAACCATTGCGGAAAAGTTCTCTATGGAAAAACGGCTGATGCAAAAAGAACTTCAGAAATATGGCATCCAGACCATTTTGACCAAACCCGAGGAATTGACCGTCAACACCATCAATAAATACCTAGAAATAAAAGCTAGGGGGATTATTTAA
- a CDS encoding DUF4350 domain-containing protein → MFKKGWVYIAIGVLTLGAIFLMEYNKPKKINWFPSYVSHHKIPYGTLVLNDLMEKHFPDAIQQIHKPPFEFLTRTDSIKGTYFFVNESVSFEEAELNSLLEWVEQGNMLFVASRSFEKKLLDTLHLEQGSVYNNGLEPLFYYELVNPKFKNKPATFGKDYYTPGFDQIDTLRTTVLGQVYAQADSTDTITKHINTIKQPFGKGTIVLTSFPKAFTNYFILKDNNQAYTAGLLSYLDSKGQIYMDNFHKSGKSFYTSPMYLFLNTKEFKWAYYLVLIGALIYIIFEGKRKQRAIPIVPPLKNQTLAFTRTIADMYFEKGELHLITKHKIDYFLEYLRTKLHVSTQNLEDETFLRNLAMRSNTDLEDVKALIGMISKLRTKQYVTEIELKNLNQKIEAFKANVDGK, encoded by the coding sequence ATGTTTAAAAAGGGTTGGGTTTACATAGCGATCGGTGTACTGACCCTTGGGGCCATATTTTTGATGGAATACAACAAACCAAAAAAAATCAACTGGTTCCCATCTTATGTTTCCCATCATAAAATACCTTACGGCACCCTTGTATTGAACGATTTGATGGAAAAGCACTTTCCAGATGCAATACAACAAATCCATAAACCGCCTTTCGAATTCCTAACCCGTACCGACTCCATAAAAGGCACGTACTTTTTTGTGAATGAATCCGTCTCTTTTGAAGAGGCCGAATTAAACTCCCTATTGGAATGGGTGGAACAAGGAAATATGCTATTTGTAGCTTCAAGGTCTTTTGAAAAAAAATTACTGGACACCTTACATTTGGAACAAGGGAGCGTTTATAACAACGGTCTGGAACCTCTTTTTTATTATGAGCTCGTAAATCCAAAATTCAAGAACAAACCGGCAACATTTGGCAAGGATTATTACACCCCCGGTTTTGATCAAATAGACACTTTACGAACAACGGTTCTTGGTCAAGTGTATGCCCAAGCGGATAGTACGGACACCATCACCAAACATATAAACACCATAAAACAACCTTTTGGCAAGGGAACGATTGTTTTGACCAGTTTTCCAAAAGCATTCACCAACTACTTTATCCTAAAGGATAATAATCAAGCATATACTGCGGGACTATTATCTTACCTGGACAGTAAAGGACAAATCTACATGGACAACTTCCACAAATCGGGAAAATCCTTTTACACTTCGCCCATGTACCTCTTTTTGAACACCAAAGAATTTAAATGGGCCTATTACCTTGTCCTTATCGGTGCGCTCATCTACATTATTTTTGAAGGTAAGCGGAAACAACGTGCTATTCCCATTGTACCCCCGTTAAAAAACCAGACCTTGGCCTTTACGCGGACCATAGCTGATATGTACTTTGAAAAAGGGGAACTGCACCTGATAACAAAACATAAAATTGATTACTTTTTGGAATACCTCCGTACCAAATTGCATGTTTCCACCCAAAATTTGGAGGATGAAACATTCTTGCGGAACCTGGCCATGCGGAGCAATACCGATTTGGAAGATGTAAAAGCCTTGATAGGCATGATTTCAAAACTGAGGACCAAACAGTATGTAACCGAAATTGAATTGAAAAACCTGAATCAAAAAATAGAAGCATTTAAAGCAAACGTTGATGGAAAATAA